One genomic segment of Thermovibrio guaymasensis includes these proteins:
- the fdnG gene encoding formate dehydrogenase-N subunit alpha, producing the protein MGITRRNFLKAAGVITAGTALGIDLKPAEAKASELKITKAKETKTICPYCAVGCGMLVHSIPHTNKVINLEGDPDHVINRGALCSKGATLRQLAGSENPRRLTKPLYRAPGSSEWREVSWEWAIEQIARRVKETRDRTFITRNKKGNVVNRCEGIASLGSASLDNEECYLLVKMLRTLGIVYLEHQARIUHSTTVASLANSFGRGAMTNHWIDIKNADVILIMGSNAAENHPISFKWVEKAREERGAKLIVVDPRFTRTAAKADIYAPIRIGTDIAFVGGLINYILQTESYNKEYVKLHTNASWIVDDKFDFDPEEGVFSGFIKLGEFEGSAYGKYDKKKGGWTYKRDENGEIMRDPTLQHPRCVFQLLKKHFSRYTPEVVEKITGCPKEKFLEIAKVVASTGRPDRVMTHMYAMGLTQHTYGTQNIRSFVIMQLLLGNIGLAGGGINALRGESNVQGSTDMCLLFHILPGYLKTPRESQQTLQQYLDKYTPKPLIKGSVNYWKNYPKFIVSLLKAWWGEKAKKENDFCYSYLPKLDDGENYSHIVLFEKMFNGHFEGAFLWGQNAAVGGPNANKERKALEELKWMVCVDLFKTETAEFWKRPGVNPSDIKTEVFLLPAAASYEKQGTVTNSGRWCQWRWKAVNPPGEAKPDADIINMLFKKIRELYEKEGGTFPDPILDSYWPYGEEVNTEDVLAEINGFDWKTRKRVANFTKLKDDGSTACGNWLYSGVFPEEGNLAKRRNTDDTTGTGLYPKFTWCWPLNRRILYNRASCDDKGRPWCPDRPVIWWDGSRWIGDVPDYGKTTPPDAVKRGVGAFIMLPEGVARIWAPGLKDGPFPEFYEPLESFTKNLLHPKQNFNPAIALSMKFVNGPMNKKGSSSRFPYVATTYRVCEHYQSGALTRNIPYLVEMMPDMFIEIPVELAKEKGIKNGDKVRVISARGTVEGIAVVTHRMMPLNVNGKKVYQIGMPWHWGYRGLSTGDSANKATPHWGDPNTMIPEYKGFLVDVEKA; encoded by the coding sequence GAGCGAAAACCCAAGGAGGTTAACAAAGCCCCTCTACAGGGCCCCAGGCTCCTCTGAGTGGAGAGAGGTAAGCTGGGAGTGGGCAATAGAACAGATAGCTAGGAGAGTTAAGGAAACCAGAGACAGAACCTTCATAACCAGGAACAAGAAAGGAAACGTTGTTAACAGGTGTGAAGGAATTGCCAGTCTAGGTTCAGCATCCCTTGACAACGAGGAGTGTTACCTATTAGTCAAGATGCTAAGGACTCTTGGTATCGTTTACCTGGAGCACCAGGCCCGCATATGACACAGCACCACAGTGGCCAGTTTGGCCAACTCATTCGGACGTGGTGCTATGACAAACCACTGGATTGACATAAAGAACGCAGACGTAATTCTAATAATGGGCTCAAACGCAGCCGAAAACCACCCAATTTCATTTAAGTGGGTTGAAAAGGCCAGGGAAGAGAGGGGAGCAAAGCTAATAGTTGTTGACCCGAGGTTCACAAGGACGGCAGCAAAGGCAGACATCTACGCTCCAATAAGGATTGGAACAGACATTGCCTTCGTCGGTGGCCTTATTAACTACATCCTCCAAACTGAGAGCTACAACAAAGAGTACGTTAAACTCCACACAAACGCCTCATGGATAGTTGACGATAAGTTTGACTTTGACCCTGAAGAGGGAGTCTTCTCAGGCTTTATAAAACTCGGTGAGTTTGAAGGCTCAGCATACGGTAAGTACGACAAGAAAAAGGGAGGCTGGACCTATAAGAGGGACGAAAACGGTGAAATAATGAGGGACCCGACCCTCCAACATCCCCGTTGTGTATTCCAACTCCTCAAAAAGCACTTCTCAAGGTACACTCCCGAAGTAGTTGAGAAGATAACGGGATGTCCTAAGGAGAAGTTCTTAGAAATTGCAAAAGTGGTCGCCTCAACGGGAAGACCGGACAGGGTTATGACCCACATGTACGCCATGGGTCTAACACAGCACACCTACGGAACTCAGAACATCCGTTCCTTCGTAATAATGCAACTACTCCTTGGTAACATCGGCCTTGCCGGAGGCGGAATTAACGCCCTCCGTGGTGAGTCAAACGTTCAGGGTTCAACAGACATGTGCCTCCTCTTCCACATACTACCCGGATACCTCAAAACTCCAAGGGAGTCTCAACAGACCCTCCAGCAGTACCTAGATAAGTACACTCCAAAACCCCTAATTAAGGGTTCAGTAAACTACTGGAAGAACTACCCCAAGTTCATAGTCTCACTCCTTAAAGCATGGTGGGGAGAAAAGGCAAAGAAAGAAAATGACTTCTGCTACAGCTACCTACCGAAGTTAGACGACGGTGAAAACTATTCCCACATAGTCCTCTTTGAGAAGATGTTCAACGGCCACTTTGAGGGAGCGTTCCTCTGGGGGCAGAACGCTGCAGTAGGAGGGCCAAACGCAAACAAGGAAAGGAAGGCCTTAGAAGAACTCAAGTGGATGGTCTGCGTTGACCTATTTAAGACTGAAACGGCTGAGTTCTGGAAGAGGCCGGGAGTAAATCCTTCCGACATTAAGACTGAAGTATTCCTCCTTCCTGCAGCTGCAAGTTACGAAAAGCAGGGAACGGTAACAAACTCTGGAAGATGGTGCCAGTGGAGGTGGAAGGCAGTTAACCCACCGGGTGAAGCAAAACCCGACGCAGACATAATCAACATGCTCTTTAAGAAGATAAGGGAGCTCTACGAGAAAGAGGGAGGAACGTTCCCAGACCCAATACTTGACTCCTACTGGCCTTACGGAGAGGAGGTTAATACAGAGGACGTCCTTGCAGAGATAAACGGGTTTGACTGGAAGACGAGGAAGAGGGTTGCAAACTTTACAAAGCTTAAAGACGACGGTTCTACAGCCTGCGGAAACTGGCTCTACAGCGGAGTCTTCCCAGAAGAGGGGAACCTTGCCAAAAGGAGAAATACAGACGACACAACGGGAACCGGCCTCTATCCCAAGTTTACCTGGTGCTGGCCTCTCAACAGAAGAATTCTCTACAACAGGGCTTCCTGTGACGATAAGGGAAGGCCTTGGTGTCCCGATAGGCCGGTTATCTGGTGGGACGGCTCAAGGTGGATCGGAGACGTTCCAGACTACGGAAAGACAACTCCTCCAGATGCAGTTAAGAGAGGAGTCGGTGCATTCATCATGCTCCCAGAGGGAGTTGCAAGGATCTGGGCTCCCGGACTTAAAGATGGTCCATTCCCAGAGTTCTACGAACCCCTTGAGTCCTTTACAAAGAACCTACTCCACCCCAAACAGAACTTTAACCCTGCAATTGCCCTCAGCATGAAGTTCGTTAACGGTCCTATGAACAAGAAAGGCAGCTCTTCAAGGTTCCCTTACGTAGCCACAACCTACAGGGTTTGTGAACACTACCAGTCTGGAGCTCTAACGAGGAACATTCCCTACCTCGTTGAAATGATGCCAGATATGTTCATAGAAATCCCAGTTGAACTTGCAAAAGAAAAAGGAATTAAGAACGGAGATAAAGTAAGGGTAATATCGGCAAGGGGAACTGTAGAGGGAATTGCAGTAGTTACTCACAGGATGATGCCCCTCAACGTCAACGGTAAAAAGGTCTATCAGATTGGTATGCCGTGGCACTGGGGATACAGGGGACTCTCTACGGGCGATAGTGCCAACAAAGCAACACCCCACTGGGGGGATCCAAACACGATGATTCCTGAGTATAAGGGATTCCTCGTAGACGTGGAAAAGGCTTAA